DNA from Bacillus sp. Marseille-P3661:
AAATATTTTTTATTGGCGGTCGTTAAATATTTATTAGAAAGATTCGTTACCTCGTCCATATAATTTCTAAATTGGACTGGGATTTGCAATATACTGACCGCAATGAAGATACTGACAATGCCTATATTTACCTCAAGAGCATGTAACCAATCATCTAAACTTAAATTAAAATAAAAGAAAAGGATGTGTCCTATTAAAAATAAAGTGATGCCTAGTATTTTAGGTACTCGTTTCGAAAATAAAACAAGACCTAGTATGATGGCCATTAATAAGAAAAACAAGAGCAGTTTTTCATAAATAGCATGAAATGAAAAACCACTCAAGTAATATAAAACTACTGCAAGTAAGGAATAATTGGTCAACACCTTCACTTTATTTCCTAAGTTGCTCCAAACCTTTTCCCGAATCAGCCTTACCAAATTTTTTTTATATTCTACTTCCCCAATGATTGAGTGACCTCCTTACAGCAGATGGAATTAAACAGGTTATGTTGACTTCTTTCTATCTACTATACTGCTAATTTACTATAGACCTTTCTACATATCAGTTCGTCGGATAATTGCTTTTAATTCGGTATGTTCGTGCAAACCTTCAACGGCATGGCCTCTCCCAATTCCGCTTTGTTTATAGCCGCCAAAAGGCATGTTAACAGCTGATGCCCCTACTTGATGAATATTTATGAAGACACTTCCTGACTGAAGGCGTTTAGCTAATTGAAATCCACGCTCCTCATTTGACGTCCAGATCGAATTTCCTAATCCGAATTCAGTATCATTCGCAAATGATATGGCTTCCTCCTCCGTTTCAAATGGAACGATTGGGATAACCGGACCAAATTGTTCCTTTTGAACAATATCATCTTCATGGCTTACGCCTGTCACGATTCTTGGTAAAACATAATAGCCATCCTCTTCCTTTACACCTTCAACAAAGGCTCCAACTTGAGTCACTGTCGCATTACTGGTCTCAAGATCCTTAATTAACTTTTGCACACTTTCAAACTGCGGTTTATTATTAATTGGACCTAATGTCGCTTTTGGATTAAAGCCGTGCCCGACCTTTAAGTTATCTGCTGCAGCAGTAAATTTCTCGACGAACTCACTATATCTGTCTTTACTAACATAAATTCTCTTGATGGCATAACATATTTGACCGCAAAACGTAAATACACCTTTAATCATTTTATTTATCATTTCTTCATCTATATTTGCATCACTAAGCACAATGGCAGCATCATTCCCGCCTAATTCCATGCTGAAATTTTTGATCGTCTTAGAACCTTCACTTATTATCTTACTTCCTATTTCGGTACTTCCTGTAAACGTAATTTTACGCACCCTTGGATGCACTGTCATTTCATGGCCAACTGTAGAACCGGAGCCTAAAACAACGTTAAGTACACCGTTCGGCAACATACCTGCCATATGTCGAAGAATCTTTGTAAGTGTCAGCGGTGAAAAGGTCGAAGGTTTTAATACAACGGAATTCCCTGCAAGCAATGCCGGGGCAGCCATCATAAATCCCAATAATACTGGAAAGTTCCAAGGAACAATGACAGAAACAACCCCCATTGAATCTCGTGTTAAAACCATCTTCCCCTGTTCATTTTCAATCACTTTATCTTCATTTAATTCGTTTGTTAAAGTACTGTAATACTTCAAAACATTTACAGAAGCTACTAATTCTGCTTTCGCTTCAGATAGTAACTTCCCATTTTCCAATGCAAGGAGTTCTGTTAAAGACCCAATATTTTCTTCTATATACTTCGCAGTTGATTGCAAATACTCAGCTCTAGCGTCTGCTCCTAGTGCTGACCACTGCGGCCACGCAATATGTGCACACTCTACTGCTTTGTTCACATGTGCTTCATTCCCCATCGGTATCTCTCCAATAACAACTTTGAGATTCGCTGGGTCATGAAGTGTTAATTTTTCACTATTTGAAACAGATTCACCATTAATATACATATCCACAGAAAAGTTTTTCACGTTATTTACCTCCAGTAGATTTATAAAAAACATTAATGACCAGCTGCACAAATAACAGCGACTTGTACAGCCAACTTAGCTTCCATTTCAAGACCTACAAAATTCTCTTTTATTGTGATTGATTTTTCTCGTTTTACATTTGAAGTTACGACACAAATAACCCAACTCTAAGCGGTGTACACCTACCTGCAACGGCCACAGGTTGTTTGGCATTAGCAATTGGTTTAAGCGCTTTTTTCCTTATTCAATTTTGCAAGAAGGCATAAAAATGTTCTTGCCTTCTTGCCAAAAATGCTTTACTCATCAAATCATTTAGCCAAATAACTAAGTCATCGTTACTGTCTTTTCAGACTTACTCTTTCTTATTTGACTAAATAAAATATACAAAATTGTTACAACGGCCACAGCATTGAAAATCCAAGTTGAATTGGAAAAATTTATAGGTAAAAGTAGAAGAAAACCGCAGATACCTAAGACAATCCTTTTTCCAGAGTCGACTTGCTGTAAAAAAAAGCCTTCAACTGCAGATGCAAGAATAATACAGCCAACAACTGCTGTTGCAACAGACAAAATCATAGTTGAATAAACTATATCTCCCTTCAGCAGTAAGGAAGGAGAAAATACAAATATAAACGGAACAATATACCCTACCAACCCCAGCCGCATAGCTTGAAGTCCAATTTTGTTAGGACTCGCATTTGCAATGCTTGAAGCAGCAAAACATGCTAATGCAATCGGAGGTGTAAAATTTGACAAAATTGCAAAGTAAAAAACAAATAAATGAGCAGCCATAGGTTGAACCCCTAATTCAACTAGTGCCGGTGCTACCAATACAGCAACTAGTGTATAAGCTGCCACTGAGGGCATTCCCATACCTAATATCACGGCAACAATCGCACTTGTTATTAACAGTGGTAATAGTCCATATTCTCCGACGTAGCTAAGACTTAAAGCCAAATTAAACCCTAAACCAGTAACGCCGGTTACTCCGATAATAATCCCTGCTGCAGCTAACACAATACTTATTTCAAGTAATAATCTGCCGGTACCAACAAATGCATCAGTAATTAACTTGAAGAATTGTTTCCATAAATGTCTTTGAAATACAGTTAAAAACAGAAGACCTATACCCGTAGCATAAATACCCGCAAGTGTTGGTGGATATCCTAAGAAAAATAAGCTATAAATTAAAAAAGAAAATGGAGGTACAATAAGCCAACCTTTGATTAATGAATCTTTTATAGCAGGAAGATTATCCTTAGACAGGCGTTTAAATCCATCCCGCGCAGCAATAAAATCAACTTGTGCGAAAAGGCAAATATAAAAAAGTAAGGCAGGAATTAATGCAGCTAAAGCCACTTCACTATATGGAACCCCCATATAATCGGCAATAACAAAGGCTGCAATTCCCATAACAGGAGGCATAATTTGACCACCTGTTGAAGCAACTGCCTCAATCGCTCCAGCTTGTTCTGAAGTATATCCATTTTTTTTCATCATCGGAATTGTAATGGTACCTGTTATCATAACGTTTGTAACTGGACCGCCTGTTACACTTCCCACTGCACTTGATCCAACAATCGATGCTTTCGCTGGTCCTCCACGAAACCGTCCAAATAAGCTTAAGGCAATATTATTTATTTTATCGCCACCATTAAATGCAAGCAAGACTTGGCCAAAAAGGACAAATGTAAGCGCGATAGTAGCAGCAAGCCCAAACATATTTAAGGTACTACTTGCATCTAGGTAAAGATAATTAAATAGATTTTCAGGTTTAATTTGTTTACCACTAAGTGGTCCTGGAAAAAACGGTGCACTCCACGCGTAAAAAATAAAAATGGTCACGATCACTACTAGTATATTGCCTACCAATCTTCGAAGCGCTTCCATAAATAGCAATACCGCAATCACACTTAGGGCAATTCGCGTTGGAGTTAAATGTGTAAAAGTTAATGAAAGCTCCGGGTAATTAATAGCAACATTTAATCCTACTATTAGTCCAAGCATCGCTAAAACGAAGTCATACCAAGGAACTTTTGACTTCGTAGAACGCTTTGAAATTGGTACACTTAAAAAAATACAGAAAAGGATCAAACCTATGAACAAGCCAATGTATTGTTCTTCATAAATAGAGATACCGAATTTATATTGGAAACCCAATAAATAAAGAACTCCAACCACCGGTATTGCTGCCAGAGCTACCTTCAAAACAACAGCCATAGGACCCTTCAAATTTCTGTATCGCGAAAGATTGGTTTGCTCCATCTTTTCCCCCCTCTACCTATTAAGTTAGGAATACCCTTACAGCCTATTCGGCTAATTTAAGTAGTTCGTCTTGTAACGCTTGAACCTCATCCGTCCAAACACCTATTTCTTTAAAATATTTGATCGCTCCTGGATGATAAGGAACAGCAGGATTAGGATCAAACATTTGCTCTGGAACCCAAAGCTTTAGTGCAGCGTGTATTGGATGCAATTCTTCATAATTTTCAAATAGTGTTTTTACAATATCATAGGCCACATCATCTGATATGTCAGAATAGCTTGCAAGCATAGTTGGATATTGGGTAACAACTGTCTCTTCACCATCTAATATGCCTTCTGTTCTAACAGCCAGTGTAGTACCTGGAACCAATTCAGTAAGCGGTTTCATTACTTTCTCTGGTATATCATTATTTTTAACCTGTTCGACAGTTACATCCGCAAAATTTAGCACCCTTACCCCTATTGCATTATTTACTTCCATAATTGTTGGAGATGTAATTGAACCGGCAAAGACTGCATCCGCATTTCCTGTTTGTAACGCTTCCATGCCAGCTACAGAAGAAGGAACTGGAACTTTGACAATATCATCCCATCCTAACCCCACACCCCTCAACTGTGCTTCAAGAATATTAACTACAATTTGATTTCCCGCATAATCGGAGGTTGCTTTACGTCCCTTTAAATCCGATGTACTTTGAATTTCTGAGTCTTCGCGTACTGTATATCCAGCCGTGAACATCGGATTACCTCTAACAAGCATACGGACATTTTTATTTTGATCATACGTCGATTCTCCTCTGAAAGCCCAGGCTACATCAGGTACTGAAGCTACACCTAATTCCACATCCCCTTGATTCAGTAAAGGTATCCATGCATTTGGGCCTTCATAAGGAGTTACGGCTGCCTTATTTTGACCATTTTTACTAAGAATACTTGCTACGCCTGTTGCTACACTGTTATAAACGGACCCTTGTGGATGAGAAGCTATTGACACATTCACACCATTTCCGCCGCCGCTTCCACTATTTTCAGATTCACCCTTATTATTATCGGTGTTCGTTTCCTGCTGACCGCTACAAGCCACTAACATGATTAGCGACATGAACAAAATAGAAATGATAAACATATTTCGGTTCATTTTAAAACACATCCTTCTCATCTCATTTAATCTCCCAGCGCAGCTCAAAAGGCGCAAGGTTTGCCCCCGCGAGGTTATGGTTGGCGTTGGATTTTGCTAATTTGCTTGAATGTTCTGAATGAGCACCATTTTTTGGTTCATACAGTCTGAAAATCTCACGTACTGGGAGAAGGAATTTCTAGGCAAGCGGCTCATTACAAATGGGATCCATATTAAACCTGTTTCAATAAACACAAACTTCAATCCGAAAAGCGCTCAGGAATACCATTTTTAACGAGATTTGTCATTTTAACCATACTATAGAAAGGAAAACCTAATGCATGTGCAGAAATAAATCTATTTAATAGCTAAAATGTCATCCCTTTTTCTTCCAACAGCTTGTATAATGGCATATACGCGCCGCACATCTGTAACCTCCTTATTCAAATTTTGTATAAATAATTTGTGTTGCGAAATTCTATTAATCTATGTAATAAATCACCTCCTTAACTGAGGATATTTACATGAACACATAACGAGTTCATATGATCTATGATTTAATAGGCAAAAGACTATATCAACGTTTTACACTTAAAAGATATAACTGCAAACTGTTGATTTTTTCTACAGCCTACTAATCCACTGATTTAAAAGCTGACATTACAACACTTAATCCTTTTACGTTGAATTAGCAAATTACTTATAAATAAAACAACTAGTACTAAACCTTTGAAAAAGTATATTTAAATAAAGAACGGGTGGATTATATTATTATTGGAAAATGGGTGATAAATAAACTTGTAGTATAGTAGTATTTGCATTAATAAAGCGGAGATTTATAATATATTATTATGATTGGATTATTTTACATCGAATGAAAAATATATAAGTAAAATATAACATAATGATTTAGCAATCTTTTCATTGCTCACATAACTCTATAACTTAACTTTTCGCAGTAAAATATTGTTAATTTTTGAATTTTCTTAATTATATAATAAATAAAAGTTTTTTTCAATACTTGCTGTTTGATTTTTGCTTAATTTAATAATCCGTATAATAATCTATGGGAATCTAAAAGTTTTTTTCATTTTTTTAAATGAGTGACAGGACCACATAAGAAATTTGACTTTCTAAAACTAGAACTTAAACAATATATGTTTGTAAATCTTAATTACTAGAGGAATAGACATACAGCTCGATTTCGCACCCCTAGTTTAAAAATGCTAAAAAAGAAGGAGAGGATTTTATGTCTAACGTTATAGACCGAGTAAAAAAACTATTACCTACATTACCAGCTACCCTCAAAAGAATAGCTAATGTTGTTATAGATGATCCAGAATTTGTAGTTAAAGATAACCTAAATGGACTTGCGATAAAATCAAAAACTAGTGATGCTGCCGTCGTTCGGTTTGCCAAGCGAGTTGGATACAAAGGTTTCAGAGATCTTCAAATCAGCCTTGCTTATGAACTTGGGGATAGTCACACACAAATGGATCAAGAAATAGGGTTACACGCAAGTATCGAAACCATTGTTAACGTTTCTTCTAATGCAAATATACACGCCGTAACCGAGTCGCGGGAATTTTTGAATTATACCTCCGTGGAAAAAGTAATCAATATAATTAAAAAGGCTCGAATTGTTCATATTTTTGCACAAGGCATCAATTACTCAACAGGAATTGATTTATCCTATAATCTTATGAAACTTGGCATATTATGCAATGTTTATAATGATTCTTATATGCATGCAGTTGCTGGAGCTATTTCAAGCCCTGATGACGTTGCCTTGGCGATTTCTCATAGAGGTTCAAATAAAGAGGTGATTGAATCCTTAACCATTGCACGTCAACATCATGCAAAAACAATTGCTTTAACGACAAGGGTCAATTCGCCAATTACTAAAATTGCGGATATATCACTTTGTGTTGCAGAGAAGGAAATAGTATTTCAAGGCGAGCCTTTAACATCCAGAATGAGCATGATGCACCTTGTCGATATTTTATTCCTTGGAATAGCAGCAAACATGGACGGAAAATCTCTTCAACGCTTAAAGGAAGTAAAAGAAGTACTAAATGAAAAAAGAGATCCTATCCTCTAAAAAAACAGAGCCAGGGGGTCAGCTCATCCACTGGCCCAGGGGAAGAGCCAGAGGGACAGGTCCACTGGCCTATCGTATATATTCACGAATCATGCCACTGATCCTATCCCTCTGGCTCTAAACAAAAATAAGCGTGTCCCTTATCTAAGAGATACGCTTCAACTCAATTGCTATTTAATTCAGAGAACCAGCGGAAACCAGAGGGACAGAAACCAGAGGGACAGGTCCACCGGCACTGACTCATTAGCATATACATACTAACTTGCGCCACGGTACCTGTCCCCCTGGCCCTCACCCCTGGCCCTCTGGTCCTTCCTTAGGTTATTCAAATGTATTTTCTTTAAAAACTGATGGAGAGTTCTTAAACCCTTTTGTCGTAATAGCAAGGAAGATGATTCCTGCAGCTAACCAACAAAATCCAACTGTCTTTCCTATTACATCCATACCTACTAAAATATAACAACAAACTAGAAACCCTAGAATAGGAAACAAAACGTTTGTAATTAAAAATAGGCCAGATCGCTCTTTTCGTCGTATAAAATATTCTACAAAAACAGATAAGTTTACACATATAAAACCTATTAATGCACCAAATACAACGATCGAGAAGAACACACTTAATGGAATGAAAACTGCCCCAATATAACCAACCACAGCCATAAAAATAATACTATTCACTGGAGTCTTATGCTTAGGATGAAGTCGCGAAAAGAAGTTTGGTAAAACCTTGTCACGCCCCATACTGAATAACACTCTTGATGCTGCAGCCTGGCCAGCAAGCGCAGTTGAAATTCCCGAAATGGCGATAATCAGTGTACAAAACGTAGCAAGAGTTCCCCCACCAACTGAAAATGCAATTTCAAAAAATGCAGTATCTGCCGTTTCAAAAGAATTAAAATCCGGTTGTGCTACTGTTGCAAAATAAGCTTGAGCGATATAAAAAACAGTACTAACCACACAAGCCAACACAGCAGCTCTACCTACCATTTTCCCTGTAACATTTGAATCTTCTGCCATCGTGGTTACAGCGTCAAATCCGATATACGATAGAACAGCAATCGATGCTGCCGCCATTAAACTGTCCCAAGAAAATGTTTCAGGATTATAAATACCCTTAAATGTAAAGACCTCTCCATAGCCAACACCATTTGCTACTGCTTTTATAGCAACTATTACAAATGCCACAATGCTTAAAATCATAAAGATTGTCATAATAATATTTACCCGTGATGTTGTTTTAGCACCAAAATAATTACATATTGTAACTGGGACTAAAAATACTAGTAACAGCACCCAAAGCGGAATAAATGGTAAGAGTTCCGATAAAAATAAAGCACTTACTTTATAGATTAACATTGGGAAAATTAGATAATCTAACATAATAGACCAGCCCGCAATAAAACCCACATTTGAATGAACAGCTTGTGATGTGTAACTATACGTTGAGCCAGCAATTGGGTATGCTTGAGCCATTTTACCGTAACAGTAAGCTGTAAATAGCATAGCAATTAAACCAATTAAGTAGGCTAAAACGGCATGACCTTGAGATACTTGAGCAAGAGCACCAAATAGTGTTTGAGCTGAAACCGGTGCCATAAATACCATTCCAAAAATAACTAAATCCCGAGTTTTTAATACTTTCTTAAATTCCTGTTTATATCCAAATTGTTCGATCCCCTGTGTTTTTGAGGACTCTAAACTAGAATAAGACATGATTCTCCCCCAATCCTTATGTTGTTAACCAAGCATGGACCAGATAATATCTTTAAGAAACTGTTATACTATATCCATCAAATTATGGCCTGGTGTTAGCTAATTTTCTTATCTCTTCTATTAAAATAAGCTAGATTATAGGAACCGGTTTCATTAACCCGTTCCTACTGTCCTTCTAGGACTCAATTTATAAGGTTCTAAATATATTTTAATAGTCTTATTCATGTTATAAATACCAAACTTAGTCGTTAGACCATCCTTTTATATTAACAATAACGATTCTGTGGATTAAAATAATGCCAACAACCTCTTAGTTTACTTTTTTATTAGACTGCCATATATTGTTCGATTCTTAATCTAGAGTTTTGATCTACCAAATCGTTAATTACGATTTGCCCTTGGTTCATTACTGCGTAAGAATGGGCTACACTTAGGGCAAAATCAACGTTTTGCTCTACAAGTAAAACCGATACCCCTTGTTCATTCATTTTTCGTAATGCATTTGAAATATTATCAATGACAGAAGGCTGGACACCCTCTGTAATCTCATCCAATATAATTAGTTTTGGTGATCGAATCATGGCCCTTGCCATAAGCAACATCTTCTTTTCTCCACCACTTAACGTACCCGCCTCTTGTTTCAATCTTTCCTTAAGGATTGGGAAAATTCGAAAAGCTTCCTCGCAAATGGTGCTAAAACTTGTACTTTGACGTGGAAGGCCCACCTTCAGATTTTGCTCCACGCTTAAATTATCAAATAATGCTGATTCCTGGGGTGCATAAGCAATCCCCATATTTGCAATCTGGAACGGTTTTAGTCCTGTAATCCTAGCTCCGTCAAATGAGATTTCTCCCTCAAATGTTTCAACAATTCCCATGATAGTCTTTAATAGAGTGGATTTCCCTACACCATTTCTTCCCAATACACATAAGATCTTACCGTATTCAACCTTTAATTGTATTTCTCTGTCAATGACCGTTCGCCCATATCCCGAAGACATCCTGTTTATTTCCATTAGACTCATGTTGCCCTTCCCCCTAAATACACTCTCTTAACAAGCTCATTCCCAGTAACGTCTTGTACAGTCCCATCTGCCATAATTGTCCCATCATGTAAAACGGTTACCCTATCAGAGATTTCCTTTACAAAATCCACATCATGTTCGATGACTAGTAGGGAAATATTATCCTTACGCGCAAGTTGTGTCAGCATTTTCCCTATGTTTCTCCGCTCATGTAAAGTTAAACCTGCAGTAGGTTCATCTAAAAATAATACTTTCGGTTCAAGCGCGATTGACATACATAGTTCCAGCAATTGCTGGTCTCCATGGACTAGGTTATCTGCCTCAACTGATAACTTTTCCGATAACCCGCTTTGGCGCAGCAACTGTTCAGCGGAAGGCGTTAAAGTTAACGTATTTGTTCTTTTAAAGAAAGAAGGGAACTTACCTTTTCCTGCTGCTAATTGTAAGTTTTCAGCTACCGTTAATGAACCAATTATATTTGTGGATTGAAATGTCCGAGCTATTCCCAAGCGAACGATGTCCTCTGGTTTCTTATTCTCGATTCTTTGTCCCTCTAACTCCACAGCTCCTGTTGGAATATTCCGTCCTGTAAGACTGTTTATCAATGTTGATTTTCCTGCTCCATTTGGTCCGATAATACATAACAATTCTCCACTGTTTAACTTCAAATCTATACCTTTTAGTATATTAAGAGATCCAAATGAAACCTTAAGATTTTGAATATTTAGAATACCATTTCCGTGTTGTTTACTTTGAGAAGGGGGCTTCACCACAACTTGATATTGGTTTTCCTTATCCGATGTTTTTTTGTTAAGCAGTGAATACAATCCATTTGGCATAAACACTACGACAAACACGAAGAGCAGTCCAAGTAGCACTTGCCACACATAAGGAAAACTTTCAATAAAATACGGTTCTAAAATATTAATTAATAATGCTCCAATAACTGCACCCACTAGCTTGCCGCGTCCACCGATTGCAACCCACACGATAACCTGCGTAGCTAAAACAAAATTCAATAGACTAGGTGAAACGAATCCTGAGTAAGGAGCATATAGAACGCCGGCTAAACCTGCAATGGTCCCTGAGAGAACAAACATTAACGTCCGAACCCACGCTGTTTTGTAACCCATAAAGCGAGTTCGCTCTTCATTATCCCTAACAGCAACAACCACTTTTCCCATATTACTGTTCAAAAATTTGTACGAAAGGTAAAGAACGGATACAAAAAAGAAAAAAATAACAAAGTAAAGCGGAATTCCAGATAAGGGATATCCAGGCAAGCCATTTAATCCATTTTGCCCCCCCGTCAATTGAGGGAAACGGAGTGCCACTTGTTCCGCCAGTAGAGATAATGACAGGGTAATGACCCCGATATAAAATAGACTCGACTTAGTAAAAAAAAGAAACATACTAACGACAAGAGCCAGCAGTGCCGGAAGAGCAATGCCCAAAACGACTCCCAAAGCAATAGAAACACTTGAATCCCACTGCAATGCAGTGATAGCAAAGGCGTACGAACCCAAACCAAAAAACACACTGTGCCCCAAAGATAGGATACCACCATATCCCCATGCCAAATCAAGACTTATAGCAAAAATAGCAAATATCAAGACCTTCCCAATCAATGATAAAAAGTAATCAGTTGATACGAAAGGCAATAACAATAACAGAAGACAAATGATAGTAAGGTGCTTAATAGTAGTATTTTTCAAGAAATAATTGTTTAACAAAAACATCACCCTATCGTTCCTAAGATAAATTGGTTTTTCGGAATCTCATAATTACCATTGCCAGAACCACGATCGAAATGCTTCCCCAGATTGAATCGTACCAGAAAGAAATCAATGTTTGGGATCCTCCTAAGATAGTAGCGCTTCCTGCAACCCCTAGTATAGACCCCATCCCACCAACCAACACTAAAAAAAAGGCATTCATTACGTAGCAAACCCCCATCCCAGGGTATACACTAACAAAAGGAGCAAGTAGAGCTCCTGCAAACCCCGCCAATGCACTACCTACCACAAAGGTAGTAGTATAAGCCCTATTTACATTAATACCTAGCGAGGAAGATAATACCGGATCTTTAATTACAGCTCGAACCGTTACCCCTACGTTTGTTTTACGTTCTATTAAAACAAGCATGATTACAACGGCTATTGCAATGAAGACGATAAGTATACGGTAAAGCGGATAACTTACATCGAACATCGACACAGATTGATCTATAGGCATTGGTACTGGTTTGTAGTTTTTTCCAAAGATCATCTCAATGCATTGCCGTATTACAATTCCTACTCCCCACGTTGCAAGAATAGACTCCATGATCTTGCCATAAAGACGACGAATCAATAGCCTCTCCAAAACCAGTCCAAATAATGCTACAACAATAGGTGCAATAAGCAGCGCTAACCATGGACTCAATCCAAGGCTAGTAGTTAGGTAGGCCGAATAAGCTCCTAACATCAAAAGCTCTCCATGCGCCAAATTCACTACACCCATTAATCCAAATATAATTGCGAGTCCGATAGCGACAAGGAATAATATCGCTATCGAACTAATAACATCTAAACCTACAATCGTTGCGGTTACCAATTAAACCACTCTCCAAAATTCGGATTGAATCTTTCTAACCTTATCGACGGCTTCGGATTGGTCAAATGATACTTTGTTTTCAGGGAGTTCGTTGAAAATACTTTGAAACGGATCTTCCACTCCACTCTCTAGACCACTTAGACATTCAATAACCTTCAATGTACAAAACGGTACATATGTTGAACTATATCCTCCTTCATGACAAGCCACAAGACGTCCGTTACAGTGACGGTCAGCTATTCCCTTCACAATTGAAGCCATTTTATAAAATCCTTCTGCTGTTACTTGCATCCGACCAAGCGGATCATAAATACTTGGGTCTTGCCCAGCCGATACTATCACTAGTTCAGGCATAAACTCATCAGCAATCGGAACGACGATATTCTCTAGCGCATAGAGGTACCCTGCATTTCCTGTTCCAGCTGGTAATGGAATATTAACGTTGTACCCTTTTCCTGGACCTTCTCCTATATCTTCTGCATTTCCCCCTCCAGGAGGAATAGTCCCATGTTGGTGCAGTGAAAAAAATAATATATTAGGATCATCATAAAATGCATGTTCAATACCATTTCCATGATGTACATCCCAATCTATAATCATAATACGTTTTAAACCATACTTTTCCCTGGCGTAATGCGCCGCGATGACAGCGTTAT
Protein-coding regions in this window:
- a CDS encoding branched-chain amino acid ABC transporter ATP-binding protein, which codes for MSLMEINRMSSGYGRTVIDREIQLKVEYGKILCVLGRNGVGKSTLLKTIMGIVETFEGEISFDGARITGLKPFQIANMGIAYAPQESALFDNLSVEQNLKVGLPRQSTSFSTICEEAFRIFPILKERLKQEAGTLSGGEKKMLLMARAMIRSPKLIILDEITEGVQPSVIDNISNALRKMNEQGVSVLLVEQNVDFALSVAHSYAVMNQGQIVINDLVDQNSRLRIEQYMAV
- a CDS encoding branched-chain amino acid ABC transporter ATP-binding protein/permease, with the translated sequence MLNNYFLKNTTIKHLTIICLLLLLLPFVSTDYFLSLIGKVLIFAIFAISLDLAWGYGGILSLGHSVFFGLGSYAFAITALQWDSSVSIALGVVLGIALPALLALVVSMFLFFTKSSLFYIGVITLSLSLLAEQVALRFPQLTGGQNGLNGLPGYPLSGIPLYFVIFFFFVSVLYLSYKFLNSNMGKVVVAVRDNEERTRFMGYKTAWVRTLMFVLSGTIAGLAGVLYAPYSGFVSPSLLNFVLATQVIVWVAIGGRGKLVGAVIGALLINILEPYFIESFPYVWQVLLGLLFVFVVVFMPNGLYSLLNKKTSDKENQYQVVVKPPSQSKQHGNGILNIQNLKVSFGSLNILKGIDLKLNSGELLCIIGPNGAGKSTLINSLTGRNIPTGAVELEGQRIENKKPEDIVRLGIARTFQSTNIIGSLTVAENLQLAAGKGKFPSFFKRTNTLTLTPSAEQLLRQSGLSEKLSVEADNLVHGDQQLLELCMSIALEPKVLFLDEPTAGLTLHERRNIGKMLTQLARKDNISLLVIEHDVDFVKEISDRVTVLHDGTIMADGTVQDVTGNELVKRVYLGGRAT
- a CDS encoding branched-chain amino acid ABC transporter permease translates to MVTATIVGLDVISSIAILFLVAIGLAIIFGLMGVVNLAHGELLMLGAYSAYLTTSLGLSPWLALLIAPIVVALFGLVLERLLIRRLYGKIMESILATWGVGIVIRQCIEMIFGKNYKPVPMPIDQSVSMFDVSYPLYRILIVFIAIAVVIMLVLIERKTNVGVTVRAVIKDPVLSSSLGINVNRAYTTTFVVGSALAGFAGALLAPFVSVYPGMGVCYVMNAFFLVLVGGMGSILGVAGSATILGGSQTLISFWYDSIWGSISIVVLAMVIMRFRKTNLS
- a CDS encoding class II histone deacetylase, producing MAKTGFICDESYFWHNVGTGALMLRAEGYLEPDIYAENPSTKRRIKNLLERSGFINELEVLKPRYATRNEIEYFHTPEYIDRVKELSDTTGGDAGVHAIVGKGTYEIAKLSVGGALTGIDAVMEGKVKNAYALIRPCGHHAEKDQGLGFCIFNNAVIAAHYAREKYGLKRIMIIDWDVHHGNGIEHAFYDDPNILFFSLHQHGTIPPGGGNAEDIGEGPGKGYNVNIPLPAGTGNAGYLYALENIVVPIADEFMPELVIVSAGQDPSIYDPLGRMQVTAEGFYKMASIVKGIADRHCNGRLVACHEGGYSSTYVPFCTLKVIECLSGLESGVEDPFQSIFNELPENKVSFDQSEAVDKVRKIQSEFWRVV